A genomic region of Gimesia chilikensis contains the following coding sequences:
- a CDS encoding DUF480 domain-containing protein: MNDATQEDKELLQISELSRPQRRVLGVLLEKAFTTPDQYPLTLKAVTTGCNQKSNRDPISNYSETQVYETLESLRESGLVAVIHSDSGRTERYRHYMRHRFNFTEPQLAILTELWLRGRQTMGELRGRASRMVPIETLEQLRAEFKGLLDQKYVQSNGSIERRGIEVDHNWYKESEGKALGFDSSADSEPEDTRPAPTPAPVATVNNASSELGALQEAVERLQSDNQQLSQQVASMADVVEQLQQQLADLKQELGS, encoded by the coding sequence ATGAATGACGCCACACAGGAAGATAAAGAACTGCTGCAGATCTCTGAACTTTCCAGACCCCAACGCCGCGTGCTGGGGGTTTTACTGGAAAAAGCGTTTACGACTCCCGATCAATATCCTCTGACACTCAAAGCAGTTACCACCGGTTGCAACCAGAAGAGCAACCGCGATCCCATCAGTAATTACAGTGAGACGCAGGTGTATGAAACCCTGGAATCGCTGCGGGAATCAGGACTTGTAGCCGTAATTCATTCCGACAGTGGTCGCACGGAACGTTACCGCCATTATATGCGTCATCGTTTCAATTTTACCGAACCCCAACTGGCCATCCTGACTGAACTCTGGCTGCGGGGTCGGCAGACGATGGGAGAACTCCGCGGCCGGGCGAGTCGTATGGTGCCGATTGAGACTCTCGAACAGTTGCGAGCGGAATTTAAGGGACTTCTTGATCAGAAGTATGTACAATCAAACGGCAGCATTGAACGACGCGGCATCGAAGTCGATCACAACTGGTATAAGGAAAGTGAAGGCAAAGCGCTGGGATTCGATTCTTCAGCCGACAGCGAGCCTGAGGATACGCGGCCTGCCCCTACTCCTGCTCCCGTTGCTACAGTCAACAATGCCAGCTCGGAGCTGGGAGCCTTACAAGAAGCCGTAGAGCGTCTGCAGTCCGACAACCAGCAGCTGTCACAACAGGTGGCATCCATGGCCGACGTGGTTGAACAGTTACAACAACAGCTGGCAGATCTGAAACAGGAACTGGGCAGCTGA
- a CDS encoding MBL fold metallo-hydrolase produces the protein MFFQRYYLDCLSLASYMIADEETGDAVVVDPQRDIEIYLEDAKEHGLQIKHVILTHFHADFIAGHIELQKAVGAQIYLGSRGAAEFPHQSLSEGDELLLGSVKITTMETPGHTPEGISLVVYDLNENPDQPKMILTGDTLFLGDVGRPDLLASLGVTAEELGGMLYDSLHEKILKLPDETLVYPAHGAGSMCGKQLSSEAVTTLGEQRRYNYALQPMSKAAFIDMVTTDLPEAPQYFVHDAILNRKERQTLDESIKAAWHAYSLAEVQQMLNSGTQVIDVRDVAEFAAGHLKGSINIGLEGRYATWAGTMLDKQAPIVVIASEEDQIEEAIIRLGRIGFDHVKGFLKDGLNSLQEHPELVSQTRRISAQAMHELDEQVTIIDIRTPAEWNTGHIENSINIPLNHLAEHLSEIPRDQTVIVHCQGGYRSSIAASLLEKQGFDNIIDLVGGFKAWQTIAA, from the coding sequence ATGTTCTTTCAACGCTACTATCTGGATTGTCTGTCGCTGGCATCTTACATGATTGCCGATGAAGAAACGGGCGACGCGGTAGTCGTCGACCCGCAACGTGATATTGAGATCTACCTCGAAGATGCGAAAGAGCACGGCCTGCAAATCAAGCACGTGATCCTCACTCACTTCCACGCCGATTTCATCGCCGGTCACATCGAACTGCAGAAAGCCGTAGGCGCTCAGATCTATCTGGGCAGCAGGGGCGCAGCAGAATTCCCTCACCAGTCCCTCTCGGAAGGCGATGAACTGCTGCTGGGTTCTGTGAAAATCACAACCATGGAAACCCCGGGGCACACGCCGGAAGGCATCTCGCTGGTCGTTTATGATCTGAATGAAAATCCGGATCAGCCCAAAATGATTCTAACAGGAGATACCCTCTTTCTGGGAGATGTCGGTCGACCAGACCTGCTGGCTTCCCTGGGTGTCACTGCCGAGGAATTGGGAGGCATGTTGTATGACTCTCTCCATGAGAAGATCCTGAAGCTGCCGGATGAAACTCTGGTCTATCCAGCGCATGGGGCGGGCTCCATGTGTGGAAAACAGCTCAGCAGTGAAGCGGTCACCACACTCGGTGAGCAGCGGCGCTATAATTACGCCCTGCAGCCAATGAGCAAAGCCGCCTTTATTGATATGGTGACCACCGATCTACCGGAAGCACCTCAGTACTTTGTGCACGATGCAATTTTGAATCGCAAGGAACGTCAGACCCTGGATGAAAGCATCAAAGCTGCCTGGCATGCTTACTCATTAGCTGAAGTACAGCAGATGCTCAACAGCGGAACACAGGTGATCGATGTCCGTGATGTCGCCGAGTTCGCAGCAGGCCATCTGAAAGGGAGCATCAATATTGGTCTGGAAGGTCGCTACGCCACCTGGGCAGGTACGATGCTGGATAAGCAGGCCCCCATAGTGGTGATTGCCAGTGAAGAAGATCAGATCGAAGAAGCAATCATTCGCCTGGGACGGATTGGTTTTGACCACGTGAAAGGATTCCTGAAAGACGGCCTCAACAGTCTGCAGGAGCACCCCGAACTGGTTTCTCAAACCAGGCGGATTTCTGCCCAGGCCATGCATGAACTGGACGAGCAGGTCACCATTATCGATATTCGCACGCCCGCTGAATGGAATACAGGGCATATCGAGAACAGCATCAATATCCCCTTAAATCATCTTGCAGAGCATCTGTCTGAGATCCCCCGGGACCAGACCGTGATCGTGCACTGCCAGGGAGGCTATCGTTCTTCGATTGCCGCCAGCCTGCTGGAAAAACAGGGATTTGACAATATCATCGATCTGGTCGGAGGCTTTAAAGCCTGGCAGACCATCGCTGCCTGA
- a CDS encoding rhodanese-like domain-containing protein yields the protein MAEVKTITPEALARLHSQQDVAVIDVRTPAEFREVHATIARNIPLDKIGTDHIGELTNGSTDEPVYIICQSGNRSSRACQKLIEAGCLNVVSVEGGTKAWEAQGLPVERGKKTISLERQVRIAAGFLVFTGAMLGMFVNPWFSGISAFVGAGLMFAGITDTCGMAMVLAKMPWNQVAGCEQKQCQKAA from the coding sequence ATGGCAGAAGTCAAAACCATCACACCGGAAGCACTGGCCCGACTGCACAGTCAACAGGATGTTGCAGTTATTGACGTACGGACTCCTGCGGAATTCCGGGAAGTCCACGCTACCATCGCCCGCAACATCCCTCTGGATAAGATCGGGACAGACCACATTGGAGAACTGACAAACGGCAGTACAGACGAGCCGGTCTACATTATCTGTCAGAGCGGAAATCGTTCGTCCCGCGCCTGCCAGAAACTGATCGAAGCAGGCTGTCTGAACGTGGTCAGCGTCGAAGGGGGCACAAAAGCCTGGGAAGCACAGGGGTTGCCCGTCGAGCGTGGTAAAAAAACGATTTCCCTGGAGCGGCAGGTTCGGATTGCAGCTGGTTTCCTGGTCTTTACCGGTGCCATGCTGGGCATGTTCGTCAATCCCTGGTTCAGTGGGATCTCGGCGTTCGTCGGGGCGGGATTAATGTTTGCCGGTATTACTGATACCTGCGGTATGGCAATGGTACTCGCCAAAATGCCCTGGAATCAGGTTGCCGGCTGTGAACAGAAACAATGTCAAAAAGCAGCTTAA
- a CDS encoding prenyltransferase/squalene oxidase repeat-containing protein, translating to MLSSRRVLSFVGICAVAWAALASVSFAADAPAKSVDAEKLQKIQKAGINYLKNSQLEDGLWTTETVPGISALVTTALLESGVPASDPVVAKALKRLEGYIQKDGGIYYSKSNHRNYETCISIMALHAANKDGRYDQTIKNAEKFLRGLQWDKGEGIESSDTFYGGAGYGGHQRPDLSNTQFLIEALRKAGVKSDDPAIQKALVFVSRTQNLESEFNTTPFASKVNDGGFYYTPAAGGTSQAGTTPDGGLRSYGSMTYAGLKSMIFAGVDEKDKRVKAATEWIRRHYTLKENPGMGLMGLYYYFHTFAKALDAMQVDEFKDDQGTAHNWRAELVNQLAELQNENGSWTNTQKRWYESDPNLATAYALLALSYCQPAK from the coding sequence ATGTTATCGAGCAGACGAGTTTTGAGTTTTGTCGGAATCTGTGCAGTGGCCTGGGCTGCGCTGGCTTCAGTCAGTTTTGCTGCCGATGCACCGGCTAAATCAGTCGATGCGGAGAAGTTGCAGAAGATCCAGAAAGCCGGCATCAATTATTTAAAAAACAGCCAGCTGGAAGACGGTCTGTGGACGACTGAAACCGTGCCCGGTATCAGTGCACTGGTCACGACCGCCTTGCTGGAAAGTGGTGTGCCCGCCAGTGATCCTGTTGTGGCGAAAGCCCTGAAACGACTGGAAGGTTATATTCAGAAAGATGGCGGGATTTACTACTCGAAAAGTAATCACCGTAACTATGAAACCTGTATCTCGATCATGGCGCTACATGCAGCCAATAAAGATGGTCGTTATGATCAGACCATCAAGAATGCAGAGAAGTTTCTCCGCGGTCTGCAGTGGGATAAAGGGGAAGGAATCGAATCTTCCGACACCTTTTATGGTGGTGCTGGCTACGGCGGACACCAGCGTCCTGACCTTTCCAATACCCAGTTTCTGATCGAAGCGCTGCGGAAGGCTGGAGTGAAATCAGACGACCCTGCAATTCAGAAGGCGCTTGTGTTCGTATCGCGAACTCAGAACCTGGAATCGGAATTTAATACGACGCCCTTTGCTTCGAAAGTCAACGATGGCGGTTTCTATTACACGCCGGCAGCGGGGGGAACTTCGCAGGCAGGGACAACTCCGGATGGCGGACTGCGTTCTTATGGCAGCATGACCTATGCAGGTCTGAAAAGCATGATTTTTGCCGGCGTTGATGAGAAGGATAAGCGGGTTAAAGCCGCTACTGAGTGGATCCGACGTCATTATACGTTGAAGGAAAATCCCGGCATGGGGCTGATGGGCCTGTATTACTACTTCCATACTTTTGCGAAAGCACTGGATGCGATGCAGGTTGATGAGTTTAAAGATGACCAGGGAACGGCCCACAACTGGCGGGCCGAACTGGTCAATCAACTGGCTGAGCTGCAAAACGAAAACGGCAGCTGGACCAACACCCAGAAACGCTGGTATGAATCGGATCCCAATCTGGCAACCGCCTATGCGTTGCTGGCGTTGAGTTACTGTCAGCCCGCGAAATAA
- a CDS encoding M28 family peptidase yields the protein MTNIDTQRLQRLCEDLCQSIRPAESEALEAARQYVIWELEASGWEIERHPFQAQDSMLVTFSGQNLIARHPRLSDPEKPLFCVGAHLDTRPESPGADDNTSAVAALLELARLLPELQQTDGAWSIELVAFDLEENGMLGGAEHARLHQEKKTDLRGMVSLEMLGYCDPTPGSQMLPRELVGMYPDTGDFIAVVGNQNSGKLIEAFQTGLKTVETLPVEILQVPQNGEMLQATRLSDHSPFWDAGYPALMITDTSFLRNPHYHQPSDTVDTLDFEFLTKVTQGSLEATRLILNQGY from the coding sequence ATGACGAATATAGACACTCAACGACTGCAGCGGCTCTGTGAAGACCTCTGCCAGTCCATTCGTCCCGCTGAAAGTGAAGCACTGGAAGCCGCCCGCCAGTATGTGATCTGGGAACTCGAAGCCTCTGGATGGGAGATCGAACGACACCCGTTTCAGGCTCAGGATTCCATGCTGGTCACGTTCTCAGGTCAGAACCTGATTGCCCGGCATCCCCGGTTGTCTGATCCGGAGAAACCATTATTCTGTGTCGGCGCGCACCTGGATACGCGCCCCGAATCGCCCGGTGCGGATGACAATACCAGTGCCGTCGCTGCCCTGCTGGAACTGGCACGCCTGCTCCCCGAATTACAACAGACAGACGGTGCATGGAGTATTGAGCTGGTGGCGTTTGACCTGGAAGAAAACGGAATGCTGGGTGGAGCAGAACACGCCCGCCTGCACCAGGAAAAAAAGACAGATCTGCGCGGCATGGTTTCGCTGGAAATGCTGGGCTACTGTGATCCCACTCCGGGCAGTCAGATGCTGCCCCGCGAGCTCGTCGGCATGTATCCCGATACGGGCGATTTTATCGCCGTAGTTGGTAATCAGAATTCCGGAAAGCTGATCGAAGCGTTTCAAACCGGTCTCAAAACAGTGGAAACACTGCCGGTCGAAATCTTACAGGTTCCGCAAAATGGCGAAATGCTGCAGGCCACGCGTTTAAGTGACCACAGTCCTTTCTGGGATGCCGGTTATCCCGCACTGATGATTACCGACACCAGTTTCTTAAGAAATCCGCATTACCATCAACCCTCCGATACAGTAGATACACTCGATTTCGAGTTCCTGACGAAAGTAACGCAAGGCAGCCTGGAAGCAACCAGGCTGATCTTGAACCAGGGCTACTAG
- a CDS encoding sulfatase family protein: MKTISWASCLWLFLFLLLAIDSTCCNAASRPNLISIVTDDQGRWAMGLYGNKQIHTPYMDQIGKQGAVFTNAFVATPVCSPSRATFLSGRYPTELRITDYISPDEAREGAGLHAPIWPAVLQKAGYRTALIGKWHLGEQADFHPRKKGYDHFMGFLSGGTRPMDPILEIEGVTEKQAGPLPDLLVDNAIQFVRESKDRPFALCLHFRAPHTPYGPVPAEDSSHYEGIEIEMPIAEGLIPEQIKQKNKEYYASISSVDRNIGRLLKELDQLQLTENTLVIFTSDHGYNNGRHGISTKGNGHWLAGGITGPKRPNMWDTSIRVPLVMRWPRVIQPGTRFDEMVSNVDMFKFVLGALDLPLPENASLHGIDYSPLLFGKSIPERTAIYGQYDLHNNGLAYMRMIRTEKWKFVKHYRARYMDELYDLEADPDETRNLIRRRMPPGSKEKATELEQQLIEWQKSIQDPILKPAYQ; this comes from the coding sequence ATGAAAACGATCTCATGGGCATCCTGTCTCTGGCTGTTCCTGTTTCTGCTCCTCGCCATCGATTCCACATGTTGCAACGCAGCCTCGCGTCCGAACCTGATTTCCATCGTCACCGACGACCAGGGGCGCTGGGCCATGGGGCTGTATGGAAACAAACAGATTCACACTCCCTACATGGATCAGATTGGGAAGCAGGGAGCGGTTTTTACGAATGCCTTTGTTGCCACCCCGGTCTGCTCCCCCAGTCGGGCCACGTTCCTCTCCGGCCGTTATCCTACCGAGTTGAGAATCACAGATTACATCTCCCCTGATGAAGCCCGCGAGGGCGCGGGGTTGCATGCCCCCATCTGGCCCGCAGTATTACAGAAAGCCGGTTACCGAACGGCCCTGATCGGAAAGTGGCACCTGGGTGAACAGGCCGACTTCCATCCGCGGAAAAAAGGGTACGACCACTTCATGGGATTTCTCTCGGGAGGCACCCGGCCGATGGACCCCATTCTGGAAATCGAAGGGGTAACAGAAAAACAGGCAGGCCCCCTGCCCGATTTACTGGTCGATAATGCGATTCAGTTTGTCAGGGAATCCAAAGACAGACCATTCGCACTCTGTCTGCACTTCCGGGCTCCGCATACTCCTTATGGCCCGGTCCCTGCTGAGGACTCTTCCCACTACGAAGGCATCGAGATCGAGATGCCCATCGCCGAGGGACTGATCCCGGAACAGATCAAGCAGAAAAACAAAGAATATTATGCGAGCATTTCCTCAGTGGACCGGAACATCGGTCGTCTGCTCAAGGAACTGGATCAGCTACAACTCACGGAAAATACCCTGGTGATCTTTACGAGCGACCATGGCTACAACAACGGCCGCCACGGCATCAGCACTAAGGGCAACGGTCACTGGCTGGCGGGAGGAATCACCGGTCCCAAACGTCCCAACATGTGGGACACTTCAATCCGCGTTCCGCTGGTGATGCGCTGGCCACGTGTGATTCAGCCGGGCACCCGCTTCGATGAGATGGTCTCTAACGTAGACATGTTCAAATTTGTCCTGGGAGCACTCGACCTTCCCCTGCCAGAAAATGCGTCCTTACATGGAATCGATTACTCTCCCCTTTTGTTCGGCAAATCGATTCCAGAACGAACCGCGATTTACGGCCAGTATGACCTGCACAATAACGGGTTGGCCTACATGCGAATGATCCGCACCGAAAAATGGAAGTTCGTCAAACACTATCGGGCCCGGTACATGGACGAACTTTACGACCTTGAGGCAGATCCGGACGAAACCCGGAATCTGATACGACGACGGATGCCCCCGGGATCGAAAGAGAAAGCCACAGAGCTGGAACAACAGCTGATCGAGTGGCAAAAGTCGATTCAGGACCCTATTTTGAAACCTGCTTACCAGTAA
- a CDS encoding metallophosphoesterase, whose amino-acid sequence MSPINPDSRISLGRRAFLQQGALVLGGLTAAPLGQLAAAADQKQRGAVRVGLVTDLHYADKPPGGSRHYRETLKKLDEAVIQFKKDEPDFVVFHGDLIDSGKSLEQEKQHLQTIVTAIDAIPYPRHFVLGNHCVDQLTKAEFLQGVGQKESYFSFDRGGYHFVVLDSCFKSDGTPYGRHNFKWTDANMPESELKWLKDDLQQSKLPTIVFVHQPLDLKDTDAHAVKNSSEIRKVLESAGNVAAVFQGHSHRNKYAEIGGIHYCTMVAMVEGSGPTNNGYSTLDVYADGSLVLNGFRKQQDYHWS is encoded by the coding sequence ATGTCCCCCATCAATCCTGACTCCCGAATTTCATTAGGCAGACGTGCTTTTCTCCAGCAGGGAGCCCTGGTTCTGGGCGGGCTGACTGCAGCGCCGTTGGGGCAACTGGCGGCTGCCGCTGATCAGAAACAAAGGGGAGCCGTCCGGGTGGGGCTGGTTACGGACCTGCACTACGCAGATAAGCCACCGGGAGGCTCGCGTCACTATCGGGAAACTTTGAAGAAACTGGACGAAGCAGTCATTCAGTTTAAGAAGGACGAGCCGGACTTCGTCGTGTTCCATGGCGATCTGATCGATTCCGGTAAGTCGCTGGAGCAGGAGAAGCAACATCTGCAGACCATTGTTACAGCCATCGATGCCATTCCCTACCCGCGACATTTTGTGCTGGGGAATCATTGTGTCGACCAGCTGACCAAAGCAGAGTTCCTGCAGGGGGTGGGCCAGAAGGAGTCCTACTTCTCCTTTGATCGGGGGGGCTATCACTTCGTTGTGCTCGATTCCTGTTTCAAAAGCGATGGCACACCTTATGGGCGTCACAATTTCAAATGGACGGACGCGAATATGCCTGAGTCTGAACTGAAGTGGCTCAAGGATGATCTCCAGCAGTCAAAGCTGCCGACCATCGTCTTTGTACATCAGCCGCTCGATCTGAAAGACACGGATGCCCACGCTGTCAAGAATTCTTCGGAAATCCGTAAGGTCCTGGAATCAGCGGGTAATGTGGCTGCGGTCTTTCAGGGGCACAGTCACCGGAATAAATATGCAGAGATCGGTGGTATCCATTACTGCACAATGGTGGCAATGGTTGAAGGTTCAGGACCGACAAATAACGGGTACAGCACCCTGGATGTCTATGCTGACGGCTCACTGGTACTCAATGGATTTCGCAAGCAGCAGGATTATCACTGGAGCTGA
- a CDS encoding RDD family protein, translated as MATATSELDQAQTSAVYQEEVYSNQPRKLSLDMQIETPENVILTYQLAGPAQRYLAYLIDLIIRMVVMIGLLMFVMPMMSLVLPGTALGLFLVLMFLNTWGYYTISEGFFKGQSIGKHFCGIRVIREGGYPITFWPAVLRNLVRSADAIMFYGIGITSMLLTRRFQRLGDLAAGTVVIQERSLKLPRKPVILDKIKPLDKNEIGSFLPRDEVLSLIDEFIGRRHVLTYERGHALAAILAQNLADRLHYSGDPKKVTHYPMAFLAAVYKTFSFSQAEEEQDVVSEYLKQSGFGEFHDE; from the coding sequence ATGGCGACAGCAACTTCAGAACTGGACCAGGCGCAGACCTCAGCCGTCTATCAGGAAGAGGTCTATTCTAATCAGCCTCGAAAACTGAGCCTGGATATGCAGATTGAGACCCCAGAGAATGTCATTCTGACCTACCAGCTGGCAGGCCCGGCACAACGTTATCTGGCCTATCTGATTGATCTGATTATCCGCATGGTTGTCATGATTGGATTACTGATGTTCGTTATGCCGATGATGAGTCTGGTCTTGCCCGGAACCGCCCTCGGCCTGTTCCTGGTTCTGATGTTCCTCAATACCTGGGGTTACTACACGATCTCGGAAGGATTCTTCAAAGGACAATCCATCGGGAAACACTTTTGTGGTATCCGCGTAATCCGTGAGGGGGGCTACCCAATCACCTTCTGGCCCGCCGTACTGAGAAACCTGGTGCGAAGTGCCGATGCGATCATGTTCTATGGAATCGGTATCACCTCCATGCTGCTGACGCGCCGGTTCCAGAGACTCGGGGATCTGGCTGCCGGCACGGTTGTAATTCAGGAGCGTTCGCTGAAACTCCCCCGGAAACCTGTGATCCTGGATAAAATCAAACCCCTCGACAAAAATGAAATCGGCAGCTTCCTTCCGCGAGACGAAGTCCTGTCGCTGATCGACGAATTTATCGGCCGCCGCCATGTTTTGACCTATGAACGGGGGCATGCCCTGGCAGCAATTCTGGCACAAAATCTGGCCGATCGACTGCACTATTCCGGGGACCCGAAAAAAGTGACTCACTACCCCATGGCATTTCTGGCAGCCGTCTATAAAACTTTCAGCTTCAGCCAGGCCGAAGAAGAACAGGATGTGGTCTCTGAATACCTGAAACAGTCTGGCTTCGGGGAGTTCCACGATGAATAA
- a CDS encoding creatininase family protein codes for MSQSESSEILLPKLTRREFRERMQSGELKACIIPVAATEQHLEHLAMEHDWRSVMLVATEAARLLSPEVLVAPSMNIGISEHHMRHPGTLSALPGSWLSVLFDTIRSMHHAGFNNILVLNGHGGNIAPCLGMWGQFQQRLEINLHFESYWNLLPEEVALANLKTERWPGHAQEFETAFAMAAFPENVRHDAMQDQEDKEPLEATAEAGQKMIDEIVKQVAGYVSGMIDGSNTVEIPPFHP; via the coding sequence ATGTCACAATCTGAATCAAGTGAAATCCTGCTCCCCAAACTGACCCGCCGCGAATTCCGCGAGCGTATGCAGTCTGGTGAATTGAAAGCCTGCATCATCCCCGTGGCAGCCACAGAGCAGCATCTGGAACACCTGGCCATGGAACATGACTGGAGAAGCGTCATGCTGGTCGCAACCGAGGCCGCTCGCCTGCTGTCACCGGAAGTTCTGGTGGCACCTTCCATGAATATTGGAATCAGCGAACACCATATGCGACACCCCGGTACATTATCCGCGTTGCCCGGCAGCTGGCTGAGCGTACTGTTTGATACCATTCGCAGTATGCACCATGCGGGCTTTAATAACATCCTGGTGCTCAACGGCCATGGTGGAAACATTGCTCCCTGCCTGGGAATGTGGGGACAGTTCCAGCAGCGGCTGGAAATCAATCTGCATTTCGAGTCCTACTGGAATCTACTACCGGAAGAAGTGGCCCTGGCGAATCTGAAGACAGAGCGCTGGCCCGGTCATGCCCAGGAATTCGAAACGGCATTTGCCATGGCAGCATTCCCGGAGAACGTCCGGCACGACGCGATGCAGGATCAGGAAGACAAAGAACCCCTGGAAGCCACTGCAGAAGCGGGGCAGAAGATGATCGACGAGATCGTCAAACAGGTCGCCGGGTACGTCTCAGGCATGATCGATGGCAGCAATACGGTAGAAATCCCCCCGTTTCATCCCTGA
- a CDS encoding tetratricopeptide repeat protein has translation MVLLPASRRKRHLNAAEGYLMLEMPVQALRELSHITGQDRDSEKYCRFLGQSLQLAERFTEALDAYQDAYEKNPQNLTTLMGMAWCFKRTDQLSSAIGIMEEAYQHHADEPVVLYNLSCYFALADDKANALSWLGRALRMEPRLTKLIPEESDFNTLRNDKDFQFVVEAAEGNTSQNS, from the coding sequence ATGGTACTCCTGCCCGCATCTCGACGGAAACGACATCTCAATGCGGCCGAAGGCTATCTGATGCTGGAAATGCCCGTGCAGGCGCTGCGTGAGCTGTCCCACATTACCGGTCAAGATCGTGACTCGGAAAAGTACTGCCGTTTTCTGGGTCAGTCGCTGCAACTGGCCGAGCGGTTTACCGAGGCACTCGACGCTTATCAGGACGCTTACGAAAAAAATCCCCAAAACCTGACAACGCTGATGGGGATGGCCTGGTGCTTCAAACGTACCGATCAGCTCTCCTCTGCAATCGGGATCATGGAAGAAGCCTACCAGCATCATGCTGACGAACCTGTTGTGCTTTACAATCTGTCCTGCTATTTTGCGCTGGCGGATGACAAAGCCAACGCCCTGTCGTGGCTGGGGCGTGCTTTACGCATGGAACCCCGCCTGACGAAACTGATTCCGGAAGAGTCAGACTTCAATACACTGCGAAACGATAAAGATTTTCAGTTCGTCGTCGAAGCTGCAGAAGGTAACACATCACAAAATTCCTGA
- a CDS encoding GNAT family N-acetyltransferase: MLEIQIEYATLEDCEIITHFNLELARETESKNLDPELVLTGVVESLGDSRGCQYFVARHQNTVVGQIMFTREWSDWRNGEFWWFQSVYVDPAYRRQGVFKQLSDHVEKLARSNPDVVGLRLYVEKENDRAQSTYHQLGFGFPGYQVMEKMLDR; the protein is encoded by the coding sequence ATGCTGGAAATTCAAATCGAATATGCCACTCTGGAAGACTGCGAAATCATTACGCATTTTAATCTTGAGCTGGCGCGGGAAACGGAATCAAAAAATCTGGATCCGGAACTGGTGCTCACAGGCGTGGTGGAGTCACTGGGTGATTCGCGCGGTTGTCAGTATTTTGTGGCCCGCCATCAGAACACCGTGGTCGGTCAGATCATGTTCACCCGCGAATGGAGTGACTGGCGTAACGGAGAATTCTGGTGGTTTCAGAGCGTGTATGTCGATCCGGCATACCGCCGGCAGGGAGTGTTCAAACAACTGTCCGACCACGTGGAAAAACTGGCTCGCTCCAATCCCGATGTCGTCGGACTGCGTCTCTATGTAGAGAAAGAAAACGACCGTGCGCAGTCTACCTACCATCAGCTGGGGTTTGGCTTTCCCGGCTACCAGGTGATGGAAAAGATGCTCGATCGTTGA
- a CDS encoding ArsR/SmtB family transcription factor, giving the protein MKLKETPNYDGPALEQAAECLKVLAHPARIRIVQLLLRGRYTVGELAEDCGIPSNVASEHLRLMQRCGFFVSEREGRSVYYSVAEPHLNKIMDCIEGRFFQS; this is encoded by the coding sequence ATGAAACTGAAAGAAACTCCCAATTATGACGGCCCCGCACTGGAACAGGCAGCTGAATGCCTGAAGGTTCTGGCACACCCGGCCCGCATCCGTATCGTGCAGTTGCTTCTGCGCGGGCGGTACACCGTGGGTGAGTTGGCTGAAGACTGTGGAATTCCCAGCAACGTTGCTTCAGAGCATCTGCGTCTGATGCAGCGCTGTGGTTTTTTTGTGAGTGAACGGGAAGGTCGGAGCGTCTACTACAGTGTGGCCGAGCCTCATTTAAACAAGATCATGGATTGCATCGAAGGACGTTTTTTCCAGTCCTGA